Proteins encoded within one genomic window of Congzhengia minquanensis:
- a CDS encoding NADP-dependent isocitrate dehydrogenase: MSKIQMKTPLVEMDGDEMTRIIWKMIKDILLTPYIDLKTEYYDLGLTHRNETDDQVTVDSAEATKKYGVAVKCATITPNAARMPEYNLKEMWKSPNGTIRAILDGTVFRAPILVKGITPYIPTWTKPITIARHAYGDVYKNTEMQVAEGSRCELVCTDKDGNETRELIHEMNGTSGIIQGIHNTDKSIASFARSCFNFALDTKQDIWFATKDTISKKYDHRFKDIFAEIFETEYKEKFAGAGIEYFYTLIDDAVARVIRSEGGYIWACKNYDGDVMSDMVATAYGSLAMMTSVLVSPDGVYEYEAAHGTVQRHYYKHLKGEATSTNSVATLFAWTGALRKRGELDGLSDLCEFADKLERATIKTIEDGVMTGDLYLLSSLPNKQKVDTEGFLLEVDKRLKQMM; the protein is encoded by the coding sequence ATGTCAAAAATTCAGATGAAAACCCCGCTGGTTGAGATGGACGGGGACGAAATGACCAGAATTATCTGGAAAATGATTAAGGATATTCTGCTTACGCCTTATATAGACTTAAAAACAGAGTATTACGATTTAGGACTTACGCACCGAAACGAAACGGACGACCAGGTTACGGTGGACTCTGCCGAGGCCACAAAAAAATACGGCGTTGCGGTAAAGTGCGCGACGATTACGCCCAACGCTGCAAGAATGCCGGAATATAATTTAAAAGAGATGTGGAAGTCGCCCAACGGAACAATCCGCGCGATTTTAGACGGAACGGTGTTCCGCGCGCCGATTCTGGTGAAGGGCATTACCCCCTATATCCCAACCTGGACGAAGCCCATCACCATTGCCCGCCACGCTTACGGCGACGTGTATAAAAACACGGAAATGCAGGTGGCAGAGGGCAGCCGGTGCGAGCTGGTGTGCACGGATAAAGACGGAAACGAAACCAGGGAACTGATTCATGAAATGAACGGCACCTCCGGTATTATCCAGGGGATTCACAACACGGACAAATCCATTGCAAGCTTTGCAAGAAGCTGCTTTAACTTTGCGCTGGACACCAAGCAGGACATTTGGTTTGCCACCAAAGATACCATCTCGAAAAAATATGACCACCGGTTTAAAGATATTTTTGCAGAAATTTTTGAAACGGAATATAAAGAAAAATTTGCCGGTGCCGGAATTGAATATTTCTATACGCTGATTGACGACGCGGTGGCAAGGGTAATCCGCTCTGAGGGCGGCTATATCTGGGCCTGCAAAAACTACGACGGCGACGTGATGAGCGACATGGTGGCAACGGCCTACGGCAGCCTTGCCATGATGACCTCGGTTTTGGTTTCGCCCGACGGCGTTTATGAATATGAGGCGGCTCACGGCACGGTGCAGCGCCACTATTATAAGCACTTAAAGGGAGAGGCAACCTCTACCAACAGCGTAGCAACCCTGTTTGCGTGGACGGGAGCTTTAAGAAAACGCGGAGAGCTTGACGGCCTTTCGGATTTGTGCGAATTTGCAGACAAATTGGAACGCGCCACCATAAAGACCATTGAAGACGGCGTAATGACCGGCGACCTCTACCTGCTGTCTTCCCTTCCGAATAAGCAGAAGGTAGACACAGAAGGCTTTTTGCTTGAAGTAGACAAACGCTTAAAACAAATGATGTAA
- the yunB gene encoding sporulation protein YunB, whose product MCVLFLLCSAVYMLSVMRPAFAALAENRAKELAVRTINEAISQKFSQEMKYSDIVEFERTSDNKINAVKSNLAGVNKLKSDLSLDILQKISALNQDQLKVPLGSLMGNDIFAGCGPELSFQVKPYGNVVTDIQTNFTEAGINQTKCDVTVSVKADMSILMPAMNKKSTVETTVPIIQTVIVGDIPESYTNVDRDGYQFEDDVLQLAE is encoded by the coding sequence GTGTGCGTCCTATTTCTTCTTTGCTCGGCGGTATATATGCTTTCCGTCATGCGCCCGGCCTTTGCCGCTTTGGCGGAAAACCGCGCAAAAGAGCTTGCCGTGCGAACGATTAACGAGGCAATTTCACAAAAGTTTTCTCAGGAAATGAAATACAGCGACATTGTGGAGTTTGAGCGCACCAGCGATAATAAAATCAATGCGGTGAAGTCAAATCTTGCGGGTGTGAACAAACTCAAATCTGATTTGAGCTTAGATATTCTGCAAAAAATTTCCGCGCTGAACCAAGACCAGCTGAAGGTTCCGCTGGGAAGCCTTATGGGGAACGACATTTTTGCAGGCTGCGGGCCGGAACTCTCTTTTCAGGTGAAGCCATATGGCAACGTAGTGACCGACATTCAAACCAACTTCACCGAGGCGGGCATCAATCAGACAAAATGCGACGTAACCGTCAGCGTGAAAGCGGATATGTCCATCCTCATGCCTGCCATGAACAAAAAGAGCACCGTTGAAACCACCGTGCCGATTATCCAAACCGTTATCGTCGGCGATATTCCCGAAAGCTACACCAATGTTGACCGGGACGGCTACCAGTTTGAAGACGATGTGCTTCAGCTTGCCGAATAG
- a CDS encoding GDSL-type esterase/lipase family protein: MKKLVSLTLSVLMVLTATGMVRAGAAEVATSFKDDTGFHFSFENESDFAYPDMQLDSIGLSQFKTPGVTRYCEGAYGSKGAVAVAVETASGNGNVNDGVSGIKMFPGKEYDLTMDLKLFSPENFANLPNVNLFFMTQGVQMYEDTDCTKPLSVSSSDFQLFSIPGSSVFQFEEDGKTVSGDWSSFHQKITLTNSFSGKFVKSDEPVNVKLFIRMGANAHALTGTSDFTPEFVAQCGTVSETDTRAALWMEYAIDNIGLWPASIIPEEPAEEDTALWRGSFEDNGWASETHGVTFEGNYAKALITSDVPADIQDRSKGALELTYTGNTDNSGYLDFNTVAATNEMRLQYNRVYEISFWAKGSSAVEDFYKSSGRKTALIPERNNATRLDRTFPMWTSYTVNEPITTEWTKYTYLFYEEMPMALGRDGDNVSTLRFHVRYSCVPNTKTNNLTAEVGGETINYAYQSKSGEYYKLEDFKIYLDDFTVTPLDIAYNGDFAVKDESQSNYTVVWYSGGTNTYRVAQPGNDVLSPGVFHNGVIETISDFPGADSKNVLKVTKDGGAPYQGADIENGKKYQISFWAKADDAESVGRPINLVLDRDIQGQILDNTEPTYTNVPKWAGYRLDTSVTKDITLNKEHYDGYGAPKNFGINEEPEFRTGSVPFYMYGGTIANAYHKPGELTPTNYEETLVYDDYYDRMFAKNTQLGNEPTAWAYQYYDGTAWAGTNDKAEITSDKTLSGDWTLYTMEYEWNYPGKHYRVPNLTFLDNASYSLADIKIEALEGEDPNAKPAFHIENLAATADKEILSTSDSIRLTWNFVSTGAADAKEAAGGSLVKVYADNNGKLALIGTTRADQAGAAEIKAGAALFGKSLVFEVIPADTNGNYGIGATAAFSGRVATAMESELAVNPDQNSADWSVTIAADNISGTADIYVATYNQNNKLISISQEQLAYASGENNKTGNIAFSANADKVKLFVWDGELKPMCTEKEITFMPVNNDPFAGDNEINVVFLGGSITEGAGASAPAKCYANLTGEWFKKTYGTTSRTVNYYNKGVGGTPSDYGLLRFTRDVVNLNPDVVFIEFAVNDGGRDTRMYMESMVRTLLSLPTSPYVVFLYTTNETYSTPTAFHEQVAEYYGIPQISLKDALKRELNGANARDAGYLKDSVHPSDQGYQVYFNEITKCLETGRFYQRPIPQKEKLVAASGAVETEFIPISNDRITKSGNDWTTGGTGNRQWGKTTTIGATLKFSFDGTILAVEHGLLSASGMYEIYVDGEKKGTGDPYYGDRALTDSPQLVMGYANYALPDGHHDVEIKTIQSTNSNSEGDNVFLYNIITGSPVK, translated from the coding sequence ATGAAAAAATTAGTGTCTTTGACGCTGTCGGTTCTAATGGTGCTGACTGCGACCGGAATGGTGCGGGCAGGCGCGGCAGAAGTGGCAACGTCGTTTAAAGATGACACGGGCTTTCATTTTTCGTTTGAAAATGAAAGCGACTTTGCATATCCCGATATGCAGCTTGACAGCATCGGGCTGTCGCAATTTAAAACTCCGGGCGTAACGCGCTACTGCGAGGGCGCCTATGGTTCAAAAGGCGCGGTGGCCGTGGCTGTTGAAACCGCTTCCGGAAACGGAAATGTTAACGACGGCGTGTCGGGCATTAAAATGTTCCCCGGGAAAGAGTATGACCTGACAATGGATTTAAAGCTCTTTTCACCGGAGAATTTTGCGAACCTGCCCAATGTGAACCTGTTTTTTATGACACAGGGGGTTCAGATGTATGAAGATACTGATTGTACCAAACCGCTTTCAGTTTCATCATCAGACTTTCAGCTGTTTTCCATTCCTGGCAGCAGCGTGTTCCAATTTGAGGAAGACGGAAAAACCGTTTCTGGTGACTGGAGCAGTTTTCATCAAAAGATAACCTTAACCAATTCATTCAGCGGAAAATTTGTTAAATCAGACGAGCCGGTAAACGTAAAACTGTTTATCCGTATGGGCGCAAATGCCCATGCGTTAACGGGAACGTCAGATTTTACTCCGGAATTTGTGGCCCAGTGTGGAACGGTGTCGGAAACAGACACACGGGCAGCCCTTTGGATGGAATATGCCATCGACAACATTGGCCTTTGGCCGGCTTCTATTATACCGGAAGAACCGGCAGAAGAGGACACTGCGCTTTGGAGAGGGTCTTTTGAAGACAATGGCTGGGCCAGCGAAACCCACGGCGTAACCTTTGAGGGCAACTATGCAAAAGCATTGATTACCTCTGATGTTCCAGCTGATATTCAAGACCGTTCCAAAGGCGCTTTGGAGCTTACATACACCGGCAACACGGACAATAGCGGTTATTTGGACTTTAACACAGTGGCGGCAACAAACGAAATGCGGCTTCAATATAACCGTGTTTATGAAATTTCGTTCTGGGCCAAAGGCTCTTCTGCGGTAGAGGATTTTTATAAGTCGTCTGGCAGGAAGACTGCGCTCATTCCTGAGCGGAATAATGCCACACGTTTAGACCGCACGTTCCCCATGTGGACCAGTTACACAGTAAACGAACCGATTACAACAGAATGGACGAAATATACCTATCTGTTCTATGAGGAAATGCCAATGGCCCTGGGCCGCGACGGCGATAACGTTTCAACATTGCGGTTTCATGTTCGGTATTCGTGTGTGCCGAACACAAAAACAAATAATTTAACGGCGGAGGTTGGCGGCGAAACCATCAATTATGCTTATCAAAGCAAGAGCGGAGAATATTATAAATTAGAAGATTTTAAAATTTATCTTGACGATTTCACCGTGACACCGTTAGACATAGCATATAACGGCGATTTTGCTGTAAAAGATGAAAGCCAGTCGAATTACACGGTTGTTTGGTATAGCGGCGGAACCAACACATACCGGGTGGCACAGCCTGGGAACGACGTTCTTTCGCCTGGTGTGTTCCACAACGGCGTAATTGAAACCATTTCCGATTTCCCCGGCGCAGACAGCAAAAATGTGCTGAAGGTAACCAAAGACGGCGGCGCTCCGTATCAGGGAGCTGACATTGAAAACGGCAAAAAATATCAAATTTCGTTCTGGGCAAAGGCTGACGATGCAGAATCTGTAGGCCGGCCCATCAATTTGGTTTTAGACCGTGACATTCAGGGGCAGATTTTAGATAATACCGAGCCAACCTATACGAACGTTCCAAAGTGGGCCGGTTACCGCCTTGATACAAGCGTCACCAAAGACATCACGTTAAACAAAGAGCACTACGACGGCTACGGCGCTCCCAAAAATTTTGGAATAAATGAGGAACCGGAATTTAGAACCGGCAGCGTTCCGTTTTACATGTATGGCGGAACCATTGCAAATGCATATCACAAGCCGGGCGAGCTGACCCCTACAAACTATGAGGAAACGCTGGTTTATGACGACTATTACGATAGAATGTTCGCGAAAAACACCCAGCTTGGAAATGAGCCTACAGCCTGGGCCTACCAGTATTATGACGGAACAGCATGGGCAGGCACCAACGACAAAGCGGAAATTACGTCCGACAAGACTCTAAGCGGGGACTGGACGCTCTATACCATGGAATATGAGTGGAACTATCCCGGCAAGCACTACAGGGTGCCGAATCTCACCTTTTTAGATAACGCAAGCTATAGCCTGGCAGACATTAAAATTGAAGCGTTAGAGGGAGAAGACCCCAATGCTAAGCCGGCATTTCACATTGAAAACCTTGCGGCAACTGCCGACAAAGAAATTTTATCAACATCAGACAGCATTCGCCTCACCTGGAATTTTGTTTCTACAGGCGCGGCAGACGCAAAGGAGGCAGCAGGCGGCTCTCTTGTTAAGGTTTATGCAGACAACAACGGGAAACTGGCCCTGATTGGCACAACAAGGGCGGACCAGGCGGGTGCAGCAGAAATTAAGGCAGGCGCGGCGCTGTTTGGCAAAAGCCTTGTGTTTGAAGTGATTCCCGCAGATACCAATGGCAATTATGGCATCGGAGCAACAGCCGCTTTTTCCGGCCGGGTTGCAACCGCAATGGAATCGGAACTGGCAGTGAATCCCGATCAGAACTCGGCAGACTGGTCTGTTACCATAGCCGCTGACAACATCAGCGGCACGGCGGATATATATGTTGCAACATATAATCAAAACAACAAATTAATCAGCATTTCACAGGAGCAATTAGCATATGCATCCGGTGAAAACAACAAAACGGGAAACATCGCATTTTCTGCAAATGCAGATAAAGTAAAATTGTTTGTTTGGGACGGTGAGTTAAAACCAATGTGCACGGAAAAAGAAATAACTTTTATGCCTGTGAACAACGACCCCTTTGCGGGAGACAATGAGATTAACGTTGTGTTCTTGGGCGGCTCCATAACGGAGGGCGCCGGCGCGTCCGCACCGGCAAAGTGTTATGCCAACCTGACCGGAGAATGGTTTAAAAAGACCTATGGTACAACAAGCAGAACAGTGAATTATTATAACAAGGGCGTAGGCGGAACGCCGTCGGATTATGGCCTGTTAAGATTTACCCGAGATGTTGTAAACCTTAACCCTGACGTGGTGTTCATTGAGTTTGCCGTAAACGACGGCGGGCGCGATACGAGAATGTACATGGAAAGCATGGTAAGAACGCTCCTGTCGTTGCCCACCAGTCCGTATGTCGTTTTCTTGTACACAACCAATGAAACCTATTCAACGCCGACAGCTTTCCACGAGCAAGTGGCAGAGTATTACGGCATACCGCAAATCAGCTTAAAAGACGCGCTTAAGCGAGAGTTAAACGGCGCAAACGCAAGGGACGCGGGATATTTAAAAGACAGCGTTCATCCTTCCGACCAGGGTTACCAGGTTTATTTTAACGAAATTACAAAATGCCTGGAAACAGGAAGGTTCTACCAAAGACCCATCCCGCAGAAGGAAAAACTGGTAGCGGCAAGCGGCGCAGTGGAAACGGAATTTATTCCAATTTCCAACGATAGAATTACAAAGTCTGGTAACGACTGGACAACGGGCGGCACCGGCAACCGGCAGTGGGGAAAGACTACAACCATAGGCGCTACATTAAAATTCTCTTTCGACGGAACCATTTTGGCTGTTGAGCATGGCCTGCTCAGTGCAAGCGGCATGTATGAAATTTATGTGGACGGCGAAAAGAAAGGCACGGGCGACCCTTACTACGGCGACCGCGCATTGACCGATTCACCGCAGCTGGTTATGGGCTATGCAAACTATGCCCTTCCTGACGGCCATCACGATGTGGAAATAAAAACGATTCAGAGCACCAATTCCAACAGTGAAGGAGACAATGTGTTCCTCTACAACATCATTACCGGCAGTCCGGTAAAGTAA